From Rudanella lutea DSM 19387, a single genomic window includes:
- a CDS encoding ATP-binding protein: MTFQDVDLTNCEQEPIHILGHVQGHGYLVGILPENYTIVHVSANVADLIGRPVAEVLGQPIDTLLAHTDLPTSTLIELLNVGQRNKAWDTINPYRLQFSGRSWNLIVHEHNGLILLEWEPVGESTQQIMNQRLIAEALTEMQSSRQLIELLQNTARRVKTIIGFDRVMVYRFAPDWHGQVVAEEKEEHLEPFLGLHYPASDIPRQARELYKTNLVRIIADVGSSPAPILSLPEWPADQPVDLTHSVLRAVSPVHIEYLKNMGVGASMSISLLYQGELWGLMSCHHYSPRFVDFSARQAARFVSQLLSAALEFRKDEEDSQLLKLSRQNGQHLNSQLRSDEDVVRALTRHPVTALDLTSATGAVLLFNNQQYRLGQTPDEAAINNLTEWLKSIETDSFLETNHLASLYPPAETFRDTGAGMLAIVLSKEMNEYLLWFKPEQIQQVTWAGNPDKPVTVNPNGQHQISPRKSFEAWTELVRNTSEPWTEAEVAAAVKLREDILQIVTRQANEIRLLNQRLQAAYEELDAFSYTVSHDLRTPLSSIRCYTEILLEEYRADFNPDAQVLFQKVIDSTDRMRALIRHILYYSRMGRVDIKKQPINTNGLLQTIREEILVVEKDRSLAILIGETPPLHADPVMITQLFTNLISNAAKYTRSVPSGLVHVKGHEVDGEVIYTVSDNGIGFDMKEAGKMFDLFKRLENARPYKGTGVGLAIVKRIINRHGGKIWYHSELNRGATFFVSLPGAQAQ; the protein is encoded by the coding sequence ATGACTTTTCAGGACGTTGACCTGACCAATTGCGAGCAGGAGCCTATCCATATTCTGGGTCATGTCCAGGGGCATGGCTATTTGGTCGGTATTTTACCCGAAAACTATACCATTGTCCACGTCAGTGCCAATGTTGCCGACCTCATTGGTCGACCTGTAGCCGAAGTGCTTGGTCAACCCATTGACACCCTGCTGGCCCATACCGATTTACCCACCTCGACCCTGATCGAACTGCTCAATGTGGGGCAGCGTAACAAAGCCTGGGATACCATTAATCCCTACCGGCTTCAGTTCAGCGGGCGATCCTGGAACCTGATCGTCCACGAACATAACGGCCTGATTTTACTCGAATGGGAGCCCGTGGGTGAGAGCACCCAGCAGATTATGAATCAGCGACTCATTGCCGAGGCCCTCACCGAGATGCAATCGAGCCGCCAACTGATTGAGTTGCTCCAGAATACCGCCCGGCGGGTAAAAACCATCATCGGCTTCGACCGGGTCATGGTGTACCGGTTTGCTCCCGACTGGCACGGTCAGGTGGTTGCCGAAGAAAAAGAAGAGCATCTGGAGCCCTTTCTGGGTCTCCACTATCCGGCTTCCGATATACCAAGGCAGGCCCGCGAACTCTACAAAACCAATCTGGTCAGGATCATTGCCGATGTTGGTAGCAGCCCCGCCCCTATTCTGTCGCTGCCTGAGTGGCCCGCCGACCAACCCGTCGACTTAACTCATTCGGTGCTGCGGGCAGTATCGCCCGTGCACATCGAGTACCTCAAAAACATGGGCGTGGGTGCGTCGATGAGTATTTCGCTGCTGTATCAGGGCGAGCTATGGGGCCTTATGTCGTGCCATCACTACTCACCCCGGTTTGTGGACTTCAGCGCGCGGCAAGCCGCCAGGTTTGTGAGTCAGTTGCTCTCGGCCGCCCTGGAGTTTCGGAAAGATGAGGAAGACAGCCAACTGCTCAAACTAAGCCGACAAAACGGGCAACATCTGAATAGTCAGTTACGGTCCGACGAAGACGTAGTACGCGCCCTGACCCGGCACCCGGTTACGGCCCTCGACCTCACCTCGGCTACGGGTGCGGTGCTGCTGTTCAACAACCAGCAGTACCGGCTCGGCCAAACACCCGATGAGGCCGCCATCAACAACCTGACAGAGTGGCTCAAGTCGATCGAAACCGACTCATTTTTGGAAACCAATCACTTAGCCAGCCTGTATCCGCCCGCCGAAACGTTTCGTGACACGGGCGCCGGTATGCTGGCCATTGTGTTGTCGAAAGAAATGAACGAATACCTGCTCTGGTTTAAGCCCGAACAGATTCAGCAGGTGACATGGGCCGGGAATCCCGACAAACCCGTCACCGTAAACCCCAACGGGCAACATCAGATTAGCCCCCGCAAGAGCTTTGAAGCCTGGACCGAACTGGTTCGGAACACCTCGGAACCCTGGACCGAGGCCGAGGTAGCAGCCGCCGTCAAACTCCGCGAGGACATTCTACAAATTGTAACCCGGCAGGCCAACGAGATCCGGTTACTGAACCAGCGTTTGCAGGCAGCCTACGAAGAGCTCGATGCGTTTAGCTACACGGTATCGCACGATTTGCGGACACCCCTCTCGTCGATTCGCTGTTACACCGAAATTTTGCTCGAAGAGTACCGCGCCGATTTTAACCCCGACGCACAGGTGCTGTTTCAGAAGGTAATCGACTCGACAGACCGGATGCGGGCCCTGATCCGGCACATTCTGTACTACTCGCGCATGGGCCGGGTCGATATTAAAAAGCAGCCAATCAACACCAACGGCCTCTTGCAAACCATCCGGGAGGAGATTCTGGTTGTGGAAAAAGACCGATCTCTGGCCATTTTGATCGGCGAAACGCCACCTCTGCACGCCGACCCGGTGATGATTACCCAGTTGTTTACCAACCTGATTTCCAATGCCGCCAAATACACCCGGTCGGTTCCGTCGGGACTGGTTCACGTAAAAGGGCACGAGGTCGACGGCGAAGTGATCTATACCGTTTCCGACAACGGAATTGGCTTCGATATGAAAGAAGCGGGCAAAATGTTCGACTTGTTCAAACGGCTCGAAAACGCGCGTCCGTACAAAGGCACGGGCGTGGGATTAGCCATCGTGAAGCGGATTATCAATCGGCACGGCGGCAAAATATGGTACCACAGTGAGTTGAATCGGGGAGCCACTTTTTTTGTTTCGTTACCTGGCGCTCAGGCTCAGTAA
- a CDS encoding SufE family protein has product MTINEKQDEIIEEFDLFDDQLDKTQYIIDLGKKLPAMPEQYLTDENRIMGCQSKVWLGAELQGDTLHFYGDAEPTAQISKGLISLLIRVLSDEKPENIAQADLYFIDRVGMGSLVTSRRAGGLASMLQRMKEYGREYAATAQ; this is encoded by the coding sequence ATGACAATCAACGAAAAACAGGACGAGATCATTGAAGAGTTTGATCTTTTCGACGATCAGCTCGATAAAACGCAGTACATCATTGATCTGGGCAAAAAACTGCCCGCCATGCCCGAACAATACCTGACCGACGAAAACCGGATTATGGGTTGCCAATCGAAGGTGTGGCTGGGCGCTGAGCTTCAGGGCGATACGCTTCATTTTTACGGCGACGCCGAGCCCACCGCCCAGATTTCGAAGGGGCTGATCAGTCTGCTGATTCGGGTCTTGTCAGACGAAAAGCCCGAAAACATCGCGCAGGCCGACCTGTACTTCATCGACCGGGTGGGCATGGGTAGTCTGGTCACCTCGCGCCGGGCTGGGGGCCTTGCTTCCATGTTACAACGAATGAAAGAGTACGGTCGAGAGTACGCAGCTACGGCGCAGTAA
- a CDS encoding glycosyltransferase family 2 protein: MIPDFSVVVPTSQKTTHLLKCLDALSRQRLPHGQFEIIVVDDANDRATAEAVRSFTQVFGIEARYLSQPRRRGIAAARNRGWQAARGRIIAFTNEDCEPQPDWLSAAWTCFRRGAQVVSGQMRTAPSARLHPYGYAPAFAESGDFTVANCFCLRTAIHRVGGFSEEFGITWYEDNDLQFRLIRKGIPIAKCPEAVVLHPSQPTRSILEEERRRSYDALLYKRHPDLYRQRMPHSRMQTAHYAGVVLSVSAVLAGALSGRFDLASLALGVWVLLTADLFWKRLPAGPITWQGVKQAATTAIATPFLSVYWRLYGSVKYRVLYL; this comes from the coding sequence ATGATTCCTGACTTTTCGGTGGTCGTGCCTACAAGCCAAAAAACCACCCACCTTCTGAAATGCCTCGACGCATTGAGTCGTCAGCGGCTGCCCCACGGGCAATTCGAAATTATTGTAGTCGATGACGCCAACGACCGTGCTACGGCCGAGGCTGTTCGGTCGTTCACGCAAGTTTTCGGTATCGAGGCCCGATACCTGAGCCAGCCCCGACGGCGCGGAATTGCGGCCGCCCGTAACCGCGGCTGGCAAGCGGCCCGGGGACGAATCATCGCCTTTACCAATGAAGATTGTGAGCCGCAACCTGATTGGCTTTCGGCGGCCTGGACGTGTTTCCGCCGGGGGGCGCAGGTGGTTTCGGGACAGATGCGCACGGCCCCGTCGGCCCGCTTGCATCCGTACGGGTATGCCCCTGCATTTGCCGAAAGTGGCGATTTTACGGTGGCCAACTGTTTTTGCCTGCGCACGGCTATTCACCGCGTAGGTGGGTTTTCGGAGGAGTTTGGGATTACCTGGTATGAAGACAATGACCTTCAGTTTCGGCTTATTCGTAAGGGAATTCCGATTGCCAAGTGTCCCGAAGCTGTAGTGTTGCATCCGTCACAGCCTACGCGTTCTATTCTGGAAGAGGAGCGCCGACGGTCGTATGATGCCCTTTTGTACAAGCGTCATCCTGATTTATACCGGCAGCGGATGCCCCACTCGCGTATGCAAACGGCGCACTATGCCGGCGTGGTGCTGAGTGTGTCGGCGGTGCTGGCTGGGGCGCTGAGCGGTCGGTTCGACCTGGCGTCGCTGGCACTTGGCGTGTGGGTGTTGCTTACCGCCGATCTGTTCTGGAAACGCCTGCCCGCCGGGCCGATAACCTGGCAGGGTGTGAAACAGGCCGCGACTACCGCCATAGCAACACCTTTTCTCTCGGTCTACTGGCGCCTGTACGGGTCTGTGAAGTACCGGGTTCTGTACCTGTAG
- a CDS encoding DUF59 domain-containing protein, with the protein MSVSTLTEAELKEQVVLALKSVYDPEIPVDVYELGLIYDIKIFPVNNVYVLMTLTSPSCPSAGSLPGEIEQKIREIDSVNDVSVELTFDPPYSTEMMSEVAKLELGFM; encoded by the coding sequence ATGTCTGTATCGACATTAACCGAAGCCGAGCTGAAAGAGCAGGTGGTACTGGCGCTGAAAAGCGTGTACGACCCCGAAATCCCGGTCGACGTGTATGAACTGGGACTGATTTACGACATCAAAATTTTCCCTGTCAATAACGTGTACGTGCTCATGACCCTTACTTCGCCCTCGTGCCCCTCGGCGGGTTCGTTGCCGGGTGAGATTGAGCAGAAAATACGCGAGATTGACAGTGTAAACGACGTGAGCGTTGAGCTGACGTTCGACCCGCCCTACTCGACCGAAATGATGTCGGAAGTGGCAAAACTCGAGTTGGGTTTTATGTAG
- a CDS encoding cysteine desulfurase, with amino-acid sequence MQSVLSPIDVQRVRQDFPILDQMVNGKPLVYLDNAATNQKPVSVLNALSHYYEHDNANIHRGIHTLAERATHDFELTRQKVQSFLNAQHVEEVIFTYGTTDGINLVAQTYGRKFLNEGDEIIISTLEHHSNIVPWQMLCEEKGCVLNVIPIDDNGDLLIDEYEKMLSERTKFVSVVHVSNALGTINPVKTIVDLAHRVGAVVLIDGAQASSHITLDVQALDCDFYVFSAHKLYGPTGMGVLYGKKALLDAMPPYRGGGEMIKEVTFEKTTYNELPYKFEAGTPNIADVIAVRTAIEYMESLGKENMAAYEGELLDYASAQLSDMPGLRIVGQAKEKISVVSFVLDGIHHQDTGVILDQMGIAVRTGHHCTQPLMRRLGIAGTTRASFAVYNTKEEIDRLVAGIRRVQNMMA; translated from the coding sequence ATGCAATCCGTACTTAGCCCTATAGATGTTCAGCGTGTTCGGCAGGACTTTCCGATTCTCGACCAGATGGTCAACGGTAAGCCGCTGGTGTATCTTGATAATGCGGCCACTAACCAGAAACCCGTTTCGGTACTGAATGCACTGTCGCACTATTACGAGCACGACAACGCCAACATCCACCGGGGTATCCATACACTGGCCGAGCGGGCTACGCACGATTTTGAGCTAACCCGTCAGAAGGTTCAGTCGTTTTTGAACGCTCAGCATGTTGAGGAGGTGATCTTTACCTATGGCACTACCGACGGTATCAATCTGGTGGCCCAAACCTACGGCCGTAAATTCCTGAACGAAGGCGACGAGATCATCATTTCAACCCTGGAGCACCACTCGAATATTGTGCCCTGGCAAATGCTCTGCGAAGAGAAAGGCTGCGTGTTGAACGTAATTCCGATTGACGACAACGGCGACCTGCTTATCGACGAGTACGAGAAGATGCTGTCGGAACGTACCAAGTTTGTGTCGGTCGTGCACGTGTCAAACGCGCTGGGTACCATCAATCCGGTCAAAACGATTGTCGATCTGGCGCACCGCGTGGGTGCCGTGGTCCTGATTGACGGGGCACAGGCATCGTCGCACATCACCCTCGATGTACAGGCGCTCGACTGCGATTTCTATGTCTTCTCGGCCCATAAACTCTACGGGCCTACGGGTATGGGCGTGTTGTACGGCAAAAAAGCCCTGCTCGACGCCATGCCGCCCTACCGAGGAGGGGGTGAAATGATTAAGGAAGTCACGTTTGAAAAAACGACCTACAATGAGCTTCCCTATAAGTTCGAAGCCGGTACACCCAACATTGCCGATGTGATTGCGGTTCGGACGGCGATCGAGTACATGGAGTCGCTGGGAAAAGAGAACATGGCCGCCTACGAAGGCGAACTGCTCGATTATGCCAGCGCGCAACTGTCCGATATGCCGGGCTTACGGATTGTGGGGCAGGCGAAGGAAAAAATAAGTGTGGTTTCGTTTGTACTCGACGGTATTCACCATCAGGACACGGGCGTTATTCTGGATCAGATGGGGATCGCCGTTCGGACGGGCCATCACTGTACCCAGCCCCTGATGCGCCGATTGGGCATTGCCGGAACCACACGGGCCTCATTTGCGGTTTATAACACCAAAGAAGAAATCGACCGGCTCGTAGCGGGTATCCGACGCGTGCAAAACATGATGGCTTGA
- a CDS encoding T9SS type A sorting domain-containing protein, with the protein MMWLVCMAAWGQDRCADPLSYTPVSAPGRIEWDKFPAFNLPFTIVYGGPRLGDVQAKPLQHGFSHISTVQEAEFGTLVQPRQRAIEWSGFAFGLNQPWETAESPWNNDLNAYRARWDRWLRDASGGVRNAAGQYLLPTDILMVDYERIHETDTRILRLKTDPTTPAAYRSLPDDQFLLRYKKDITALYAEGLRFIRERADLSRIRMSTYSDTPILNTFVNVVGNSWTDWSTNPNRVHYLLKDTTSFARVGGPFYERLDYVGPSGYYYYDYPSALAPDYLAYLLFQVEANRAWTNKPVMPFVWMRFHDCCGNYPRFIRPEMAEATAIFPFFSGAKGLWLWEVPGFDNPQSNIYRPNDVYTAYESFVHGLYRLSRFSDMFEGDYQLVIPKPARDLMDAREPVWRGVVKGQNLLIAAQNPYAADGATTTIPVRYGNFSRDIVLTGRQVYLCQFNLAAVTAVPDAPAFSELTVSPNPTADWATVTFSAAKAGEIRLQAVNLLGQVVLEKAVRAAMGVNKHPLKLNRLPTGTYIIQVSNEQGKAETRLIKADE; encoded by the coding sequence ATGATGTGGCTCGTTTGCATGGCGGCCTGGGGGCAAGACCGTTGCGCCGACCCACTCTCTTACACCCCCGTAAGCGCACCCGGCCGCATTGAGTGGGACAAGTTCCCTGCCTTCAACCTGCCGTTTACGATTGTGTACGGTGGTCCCCGCCTGGGCGACGTACAGGCCAAGCCCCTCCAGCATGGGTTTAGCCATATTTCGACCGTGCAGGAAGCCGAATTTGGCACGCTTGTACAACCCCGGCAACGGGCTATCGAGTGGAGCGGGTTTGCCTTTGGCCTCAACCAGCCCTGGGAAACCGCTGAAAGCCCCTGGAACAACGATTTGAATGCCTACCGTGCCCGCTGGGACCGCTGGCTCCGCGATGCGTCGGGTGGGGTTCGGAACGCGGCCGGTCAGTACCTGCTCCCGACCGATATTCTGATGGTCGACTACGAACGGATTCACGAAACCGACACCCGGATTCTACGCTTAAAAACCGACCCTACCACCCCAGCGGCTTACCGGTCGCTGCCCGACGATCAGTTTTTGCTGCGGTACAAAAAAGACATAACGGCCCTCTACGCCGAGGGGCTGCGTTTCATCCGCGAACGCGCCGACCTGAGTCGGATTCGAATGAGCACCTACAGCGACACCCCCATTCTGAACACCTTTGTCAACGTGGTGGGTAACTCCTGGACCGACTGGAGTACCAACCCCAACCGCGTACACTATCTCCTGAAAGACACCACCTCGTTTGCGCGGGTGGGTGGCCCCTTCTACGAGCGTCTCGACTACGTGGGCCCATCGGGTTACTACTATTATGACTATCCCAGCGCACTGGCACCCGATTACTTAGCGTACCTTTTGTTTCAGGTCGAGGCCAACCGCGCCTGGACAAACAAGCCCGTGATGCCGTTTGTCTGGATGCGTTTTCACGATTGCTGTGGCAACTACCCCCGGTTTATCCGGCCCGAAATGGCCGAAGCCACGGCTATTTTTCCGTTTTTCTCGGGCGCTAAGGGACTATGGCTCTGGGAGGTTCCCGGTTTCGACAACCCTCAGTCGAACATCTACCGGCCGAATGATGTGTACACAGCCTACGAGTCATTCGTACATGGACTGTATCGGCTTTCGCGCTTTTCCGACATGTTTGAGGGTGATTACCAGCTTGTCATTCCCAAGCCCGCCCGCGACCTGATGGACGCCCGCGAGCCGGTTTGGCGGGGCGTAGTGAAAGGGCAAAACCTACTTATTGCCGCCCAAAACCCCTACGCAGCCGATGGCGCAACCACCACCATTCCGGTTCGGTATGGGAATTTTAGCCGCGACATTGTGCTGACGGGTCGGCAGGTATATCTCTGCCAGTTTAATCTGGCGGCCGTAACGGCTGTGCCCGATGCACCCGCGTTTTCTGAGCTGACCGTATCGCCCAACCCTACTGCGGATTGGGCTACTGTTACATTCTCGGCGGCAAAGGCGGGCGAGATTCGACTTCAGGCGGTTAATCTGCTCGGGCAGGTGGTGCTGGAGAAAGCTGTACGGGCCGCAATGGGTGTAAACAAACACCCACTTAAGCTCAATCGACTTCCCACAGGAACCTACATTATTCAGGTTAGCAACGAACAAGGCAAAGCTGAAACCCGGCTGATTAAAGCAGACGAATAG
- a CDS encoding thioredoxin domain-containing protein — MPNRLAHETSPYLLQHAHNPVDWYPWGEDALTKAVREDKPILVSIGYSACHWCHVMERESFEREQIATIMNERFVCIKVDREERPDVDAIYMDAVQAMGVRGGWPLNVFLLPDARPFYGVTYLPPQQWVNLLVSVRNAFDEHRDQLIESAEGFTNELNLSDSVRFGLTDSSPQYRQAVAETLFEQVATKFDREKGGLSRAPKFPMPSIYTFLLAYHQLTADERALNQLTLTLDRMALGGIYDQSGGGFARYSVDEDWFAPHFEKMLYDNGQLLSLYADAWRVTGNPLYKQTVYQTIAFAQRELLSPEGGFYSALDADSEGEEGKFYTWTTAELRDILGSDFEWFADLYSIEEDGNWEHETGHGKTGRNILHRTLTDEQFAQRADWTVAELHEMLAGAHQKLMAVRATRIRPGLDDKILCSWNGLMLKGLVSAYRAFAEPHFLTLALRLAHFLLHNMRDKRNRNAEPGRLWHTYKKNGDAPGRAKQAAFLEDYAAVIDGLLALYQATFTESWLREADALTQYVLGNFADTDSDPLLFFTDKNAEDLIARRKELFDNVVPASNSIMAGNLLTLSTLLDRPAYAELADRMLGRIGPLLEKNPDYLTNWAALYTRRVLPSVEIAIIGPEADAYRRELESHLTTGVLFCGLVCNTPNTCVSDLPLLRDRTMRDGQTTIYVCHDRACQLPVTSVAEAIKLL; from the coding sequence ATGCCCAACCGATTAGCCCACGAAACCAGCCCTTACCTGCTTCAGCACGCACACAACCCGGTCGACTGGTACCCCTGGGGCGAAGATGCCCTGACCAAAGCCGTTCGGGAAGACAAACCCATTCTCGTGAGTATTGGCTACTCGGCCTGCCATTGGTGCCACGTGATGGAGCGCGAATCGTTTGAACGCGAGCAGATTGCCACCATCATGAACGAACGGTTTGTGTGTATTAAAGTCGACCGGGAGGAGCGGCCCGATGTAGACGCTATCTACATGGATGCCGTGCAGGCGATGGGCGTGCGCGGAGGGTGGCCCCTCAATGTGTTTTTACTACCCGACGCCCGGCCGTTCTACGGGGTTACCTACCTGCCCCCGCAACAATGGGTAAACCTGCTGGTGAGCGTACGCAATGCTTTCGACGAGCACCGCGATCAACTTATCGAATCGGCCGAAGGGTTTACCAATGAACTCAACCTGAGCGATAGCGTGCGCTTTGGCCTGACCGATAGCAGCCCGCAGTACCGGCAGGCAGTGGCCGAGACCCTGTTTGAACAGGTTGCCACCAAATTCGACCGGGAGAAAGGCGGCCTGAGCCGGGCACCCAAGTTTCCGATGCCCAGCATCTACACGTTTCTGCTCGCTTACCACCAACTCACCGCCGACGAACGCGCCCTGAATCAGCTGACGCTCACCCTCGACCGGATGGCCCTGGGTGGTATCTACGATCAGTCGGGCGGTGGATTTGCCCGGTACTCGGTTGATGAAGACTGGTTTGCCCCGCATTTCGAAAAAATGCTTTACGATAACGGGCAACTCCTGAGCCTCTATGCCGATGCCTGGCGCGTTACGGGCAATCCGCTTTACAAACAGACAGTGTATCAAACCATTGCGTTTGCGCAGCGCGAACTCCTGAGTCCCGAAGGCGGGTTTTACTCGGCCCTCGACGCCGACAGCGAGGGCGAAGAAGGCAAGTTTTATACCTGGACCACGGCCGAACTCCGCGACATTCTGGGTTCCGATTTTGAGTGGTTTGCCGATCTGTACTCTATTGAGGAAGACGGCAACTGGGAGCATGAAACCGGTCACGGCAAAACCGGGCGCAACATTCTGCACCGCACCCTCACCGACGAACAGTTTGCCCAACGCGCCGACTGGACCGTGGCCGAGTTGCACGAGATGCTTGCCGGAGCCCACCAGAAACTGATGGCCGTACGCGCAACCCGCATCCGGCCCGGCCTCGACGACAAAATACTGTGCTCCTGGAACGGGCTGATGCTTAAAGGGCTAGTTTCGGCTTACCGGGCTTTTGCCGAGCCCCATTTTTTAACCCTTGCCCTACGACTGGCCCATTTTCTGTTGCACAACATGCGCGACAAACGCAATCGGAACGCCGAACCGGGGCGGTTGTGGCACACGTACAAGAAAAACGGTGACGCCCCCGGCCGGGCCAAACAGGCCGCTTTTCTGGAAGATTATGCCGCCGTGATCGACGGGCTACTGGCCTTGTACCAGGCTACGTTCACCGAAAGCTGGCTCCGCGAAGCCGATGCCCTCACCCAATACGTGCTCGGAAACTTTGCCGATACCGACAGTGACCCGCTCCTGTTTTTCACCGACAAAAACGCCGAAGACCTCATTGCCCGGCGCAAAGAGCTGTTCGACAATGTGGTGCCGGCTTCCAACTCCATCATGGCGGGTAACCTTCTTACCCTCAGCACCCTGCTCGACCGACCGGCCTACGCCGAACTGGCCGACCGGATGCTGGGCCGGATTGGGCCACTGCTCGAAAAGAACCCCGATTACCTCACCAACTGGGCCGCCCTGTACACCCGCCGGGTGCTCCCCTCGGTCGAGATTGCAATTATCGGACCCGAAGCCGACGCCTACCGACGCGAGCTGGAAAGCCACCTGACCACGGGCGTCCTATTCTGTGGGCTTGTTTGCAACACACCCAACACCTGTGTATCGGATTTACCACTGCTCCGCGACCGAACCATGCGCGACGGTCAAACGACTATCTACGTGTGTCATGACCGAGCCTGCCAGTTGCCGGTTACGAGTGTGGCTGAGGCTATTAAACTGCTATAA
- a CDS encoding BrxA/BrxB family bacilliredoxin, with protein MYPPHLLVPMRQDLTSVGFQELTTPQEVDTAMNDDQGTMLVMVNSVCGCAAGAARPGVKAALANSSIKPDKLVTVFAGGDVEATARMREYLLPYPPSSPAIGIFKNGELVHFIERHHIEGRSAQMIAQHLEMAFEEFCTPQQA; from the coding sequence ATGTATCCTCCTCACTTATTGGTCCCCATGCGTCAGGACCTCACCAGCGTAGGGTTTCAGGAATTAACAACCCCGCAGGAAGTTGACACAGCAATGAACGACGATCAAGGCACTATGCTCGTTATGGTCAATTCGGTATGTGGTTGTGCAGCGGGTGCGGCCCGTCCCGGCGTAAAAGCCGCTTTGGCCAATAGCAGCATCAAGCCCGATAAACTGGTTACGGTTTTTGCCGGGGGCGATGTAGAAGCAACCGCCCGGATGCGGGAATATCTGCTGCCCTACCCCCCATCGTCTCCCGCTATTGGCATTTTCAAGAATGGCGAACTGGTGCATTTCATTGAGCGCCACCATATCGAAGGGCGTTCGGCGCAGATGATTGCCCAGCACCTCGAAATGGCTTTCGAAGAGTTTTGCACGCCCCAACAGGCGTAA
- a CDS encoding type II toxin-antitoxin system RelE/ParE family toxin has protein sequence MDTGTEIIWREEAREDLRDVLHFLSRSSLRYVQEWGELLDNKLSLLVRFPEMGRIVPEKSVKHLREIQVGRYRVLYIFLNDVITIIAIRHSASDISKLQ, from the coding sequence TTGGATACAGGCACAGAAATAATTTGGCGTGAAGAAGCCCGAGAAGACCTTCGAGATGTACTCCATTTTTTATCCAGGTCTTCACTGCGATACGTTCAGGAATGGGGCGAGTTATTAGACAACAAACTGTCTCTGCTGGTTCGCTTCCCGGAAATGGGTAGAATAGTCCCAGAAAAGAGCGTAAAGCATCTTCGTGAAATTCAGGTTGGTCGGTATCGAGTACTTTACATTTTTTTGAACGACGTCATTACGATCATCGCAATTCGGCACTCAGCCAGCGACATTAGTAAATTACAATGA
- a CDS encoding SDR family NAD(P)-dependent oxidoreductase, whose amino-acid sequence MTRTALITGATSGIGRATAEAFAALGYRLILCGRRTDRLTELTDLFAPQTPVTTLTFDVRDRQGVENALLSLPADWQQDGHPLVDILVNNAGNAHGLSAIQDGDVADWDQMIDGNVQGLLYVSKAVIPGMVDRGRGHIVNISSIAGKQTYANGAVYCASKAAVEALSTGMRLDLTQHGIKVTNIAPGAVETEFSVVRFKGDTERAAKVYEGFEPLTANDIADTIVYAVTAPAHVTIADLTILASAQAAATTLYRK is encoded by the coding sequence ATGACACGCACTGCTCTCATTACCGGTGCCACATCGGGCATTGGACGCGCTACCGCCGAAGCCTTCGCGGCACTCGGTTACCGCCTTATCCTGTGCGGCCGCCGTACCGACCGGCTCACCGAACTTACCGATCTTTTTGCCCCCCAAACGCCGGTTACTACGCTTACGTTTGACGTGCGCGACCGGCAGGGTGTCGAGAATGCCCTGTTGAGCTTACCCGCCGACTGGCAGCAGGACGGCCACCCGCTCGTGGATATTCTGGTGAACAATGCGGGTAATGCCCACGGGTTATCGGCCATTCAGGATGGCGACGTGGCCGATTGGGATCAGATGATCGACGGCAATGTGCAGGGACTTCTGTACGTCTCGAAGGCCGTTATTCCCGGTATGGTTGACCGGGGCCGGGGGCATATTGTCAATATCAGCTCCATTGCCGGCAAACAAACGTACGCCAACGGGGCCGTGTACTGCGCCAGCAAGGCAGCCGTAGAAGCCCTCAGCACGGGCATGCGGCTCGACCTCACCCAGCACGGCATCAAAGTGACCAATATTGCGCCCGGCGCTGTAGAAACCGAATTTTCGGTAGTCCGCTTCAAAGGTGATACCGAACGCGCAGCCAAAGTGTACGAAGGATTTGAGCCGCTAACGGCCAACGACATTGCCGATACGATTGTGTATGCCGTAACCGCTCCCGCCCACGTCACCATTGCCGACCTGACCATTCTGGCCAGTGCCCAGGCAGCCGCCACGACGTTGTATCGGAAGTAA